The following are from one region of the Salvia hispanica cultivar TCC Black 2014 chromosome 1, UniMelb_Shisp_WGS_1.0, whole genome shotgun sequence genome:
- the LOC125202738 gene encoding transcription factor HEC2-like, with translation MDIGFMELMQNHPDFAAAFDDDDSDNTINNNTDDFENFDVQSYQDPSPAAAAAFPPPPSSVAAMREMIFRIAAMQPVHVDPESVKRPRRKNVRISTDPQSVAARHRRERISERIRILQRLVPGGTKMDTASMLDEAIHYVKFLKSQVQSLERVASAPPRPEDTGLGFPVAMSSGSYYPAAAEGYR, from the coding sequence ATGGACATCGGCTTCATGGAATTGATGCAAAACCACCCCGATTTCGCCGCCGCCTTCGACGACGACGACAGCGACAACACtatcaacaacaacaccgATGACTTTGAAAACTTCGACGTCCAATCGTACCAAGATCCGtcgccggcggcggcggcggcgttcCCTCCGCCGCCGAGCTCTGTGGCGGCGATGAGGGAGATGATATTCCGGATCGCGGCGATGCAGCCGGTCCACGTGGACCCGGAGTCGGTGAAGCGGCCGAGGAGGAAGAACGTGAGGATCTCGACGGACCCGCAGAGCGTGGCGGCGCGCCACCGCCGCGAGAGGATAAGCGAGCGGATCCGGATCCTGCAGCGGCTGGTGCCCGGCGGGACGAAGATGGACACGGCCTCGATGCTCGACGAGGCCATCCACTACGTCAAGTTCTTGAAGAGCCAGGTGCAGTCGCTTGAGCGGGTCGCCTCCGCCCCGCCCCGGCCCGAGGACACCGGGCTCGGGTTCCCCGTGGCGATGTCGAGCGGGAGCTATtatccggcggcggcggaggggtACCGTTGA